The following coding sequences are from one Pseudomonadota bacterium window:
- a CDS encoding OmpA family protein yields the protein MAEEQQQETECEECEECEEGAPAWMATFADLATLLMTFFVLLLSFSNMDVVKFRTMLGSVKDAFGTVTENPGDFQEKSSTPISIQLSEKESSMIDMLEMGDKVKQAIEDHELEREAEVTIDENGVTLKITGKLMFDAGSASIKETFQPFIDSITEIISENNYPVAIEGHTDNIPMTSSPLYPSNWELSSSRATAVLRYLIEEKGIPAKRLMAVGYADTRPLVPNDSPENRAKNRRVEFHFMKETPATIPPGAG from the coding sequence ATGGCAGAAGAACAGCAGCAGGAAACTGAATGCGAAGAATGTGAAGAGTGTGAGGAGGGAGCTCCAGCCTGGATGGCCACCTTTGCTGACCTGGCCACCCTGCTGATGACCTTTTTTGTCCTCCTGCTTTCCTTTTCCAATATGGATGTGGTGAAATTCAGAACCATGCTCGGCTCGGTTAAAGACGCCTTTGGCACGGTTACCGAAAACCCGGGAGATTTTCAGGAAAAATCCAGCACCCCGATTTCCATCCAGTTATCTGAAAAAGAAAGCAGCATGATCGATATGCTGGAGATGGGGGATAAAGTCAAGCAGGCCATTGAAGACCATGAGTTGGAGAGGGAAGCGGAAGTCACTATTGATGAAAACGGCGTAACCCTTAAAATCACCGGCAAACTGATGTTTGATGCCGGTTCAGCCAGTATCAAAGAAACGTTTCAACCATTTATTGATTCTATTACCGAGATTATCAGCGAAAACAACTATCCGGTTGCCATTGAGGGACATACGGATAATATTCCCATGACTTCATCCCCTCTTTATCCTTCCAACTGGGAGCTCTCTTCTTCCCGGGCAACCGCGGTTTTACGTTATCTAATTGAAGAAAAAGGTATCCCGGCAAAACGGCTGATGGCGGTTGGTTATGCCGATACCCGGCCGCTGGTTCCCAATGACAGCCCTGAAAACCGGGCCAAAAACCGCCGGGTTGAATTTCACTTCATGAAGGAAACCCCTGCCACTATTCCGCCGGGAGCCGGATAA
- a CDS encoding MotA/TolQ/ExbB proton channel family protein translates to FIDVPSVLVVIGGSVAAMLIAFPLDRVIGSIKIALKAFFSPKTSPEEIIEKVVDLAVKARKESIIALEKEEIDDPFLAKGIRLVVDGTAPSLVRDILKTEIGFMKQRHTMGQKVFKTLGALAPAFGMIGTLIGLVQMLQKLDDPGSIGPAMAVALLTTFYGAVVANLIAIPIAEKLGGKSAEEVLMMEVVIQGVLSILEGDNPIIVRSKLEAFLSPSLRQSNEEEA, encoded by the coding sequence CCTTTATTGATGTTCCATCAGTTCTCGTCGTTATTGGCGGCTCGGTTGCCGCCATGCTGATTGCCTTCCCTCTTGATCGGGTCATCGGCTCAATCAAAATCGCCCTGAAAGCATTTTTCAGCCCGAAAACAAGTCCGGAAGAAATCATTGAGAAAGTTGTCGACCTGGCGGTAAAAGCGCGGAAGGAAAGTATAATCGCGCTGGAAAAAGAAGAAATTGATGATCCTTTCCTGGCCAAAGGTATCCGTCTGGTTGTCGATGGCACCGCCCCCAGCCTGGTGCGGGACATTCTGAAAACAGAAATCGGTTTCATGAAGCAGCGGCATACAATGGGCCAGAAAGTTTTTAAAACCCTCGGGGCCCTGGCCCCGGCCTTTGGTATGATCGGAACGCTTATCGGCCTGGTGCAGATGCTCCAGAAACTCGATGACCCCGGCTCCATCGGTCCGGCAATGGCCGTGGCCCTGCTGACTACTTTTTACGGCGCAGTAGTGGCCAACCTGATTGCCATTCCCATTGCCGAAAAACTAGGTGGCAAGTCGGCGGAAGAAGTGCTGATGATGGAAGTAGTCATCCAGGGTGTTCTTTCTATCCTTGAAGGTGACAACCCGATTATCGTCCGCAGTAAGCTGGAGGCTTTCTTAAGTCCCAGTCTGCGTCAGTCAAATGAGGAAGAAGCATAA